One window from the genome of Aestuariirhabdus haliotis encodes:
- the rdgC gene encoding recombination-associated protein RdgC, producing the protein MWFKNLIVYRFTKPFTDSAESLEKQLLEGAFKPCGKQDLSSFGWVPPLGKQSELLVHSTNGYLMLCARKQEKLLPASVVREILSEKVQQIEDAEHRKLYKKERDTLKEEITFELMPRAFTRNSTTFAFIAPRQGLLMVDASSMKKAEELVSYLRGNLGSLPVVPPALKQSPASVMTGWLNQTPAGFELGDEAELSEPGDEGGIIRCKRHDLTGEEIAIHLDAGKQVNKLALSWNDQLSFLLNDDFSLKRLRFGEEIQEQASDQGGEDAASRFDADFSLMSACLCDLLEQVIEALGGEDSSRLDNA; encoded by the coding sequence ATGTGGTTTAAGAATCTGATTGTTTACCGTTTCACGAAGCCCTTTACCGACAGCGCAGAGTCCCTTGAAAAACAGTTACTCGAAGGCGCTTTCAAACCCTGTGGAAAGCAGGATCTATCCAGTTTCGGGTGGGTACCCCCGCTGGGCAAGCAGAGTGAGCTGCTGGTACACAGCACTAACGGCTACTTGATGCTCTGTGCGCGTAAACAGGAGAAGTTACTACCCGCCAGCGTAGTGCGCGAAATACTCTCTGAAAAAGTTCAGCAGATTGAAGACGCCGAGCACCGCAAACTCTACAAGAAAGAGCGAGATACTCTTAAAGAAGAGATCACCTTCGAGTTGATGCCCAGGGCATTTACGCGCAACAGTACGACATTTGCTTTTATTGCTCCACGGCAAGGACTGCTAATGGTCGACGCATCGTCCATGAAAAAAGCAGAAGAGCTGGTAAGCTATCTGCGCGGCAACCTGGGTAGCCTACCGGTCGTACCTCCTGCGCTGAAACAGTCTCCAGCTAGCGTGATGACAGGGTGGCTCAATCAGACGCCTGCCGGGTTTGAGTTAGGCGATGAAGCCGAGCTCAGTGAGCCCGGCGATGAAGGCGGAATTATTCGTTGCAAGCGCCATGATTTGACCGGCGAGGAGATTGCTATTCACCTCGACGCCGGAAAGCAGGTTAACAAACTGGCTCTAAGCTGGAATGATCAGCTTTCCTTTCTCTTGAATGATGATTTCAGCCTTAAAAGATTGCGCTTTGGCGAGGAGATACAGGAACAAGCCAGCGATCAGGGAGGGGAAGATGCTGCCAGCCGTTTTGATGCCGACTTCTCCCTGATGAGTGCCTGCCTTTGCGATCTTCTTGAACAGGTTATTGAAGCGCTTGGCGGCGAAGATAGCTCCAGGCTGGATAACGCATAA
- a CDS encoding 5'-3' exonuclease H3TH domain-containing protein, producing MEHAVAPEVKLLLIDGMNLVRRIYGAQQSVDKLEETLLASLRRAVREYQATHLIMVMDGSGPTWRHQLYADYKLGRKPMPEDLQRFMPALLEWLVHQGVALIDQPSTEADDIITALVIRLQGLAVKIRVLSTDKGFLPLINEQVSVRDHFRSFDWNHQAIRERFGVSPGLLRDYWALCGDSSNHIPGVDGVGPKRASELINHYGSLRNVLAEAEQMPGRIGELLRAQHQQADLSRRLLEPKVDFPLTGNLQNYRIDPRLCT from the coding sequence ATGGAGCACGCTGTAGCCCCCGAAGTAAAGCTGTTACTGATCGATGGTATGAATTTGGTGCGTCGAATTTATGGTGCCCAACAGTCTGTGGATAAGCTGGAAGAAACCTTATTAGCTTCACTCAGAAGAGCCGTTCGTGAGTATCAGGCCACCCATCTGATAATGGTTATGGATGGGAGCGGACCTACCTGGCGTCACCAGCTTTATGCTGACTATAAATTGGGACGCAAGCCGATGCCGGAAGATCTGCAGCGCTTCATGCCAGCATTACTTGAATGGTTGGTCCATCAGGGCGTTGCTCTTATAGATCAGCCTTCTACGGAGGCGGATGATATTATTACGGCGCTTGTCATTCGCCTGCAGGGCTTAGCCGTCAAGATCAGGGTGTTATCAACGGATAAGGGCTTTTTGCCACTAATAAATGAACAGGTGTCTGTGAGAGATCATTTCCGTTCATTTGATTGGAATCATCAGGCGATTCGTGAGCGTTTCGGGGTGTCCCCGGGGTTACTTCGAGATTATTGGGCGCTCTGCGGTGACAGCAGTAACCATATCCCCGGGGTCGATGGGGTAGGGCCCAAGAGGGCCAGCGAGCTGATTAATCACTATGGTAGTTTGCGCAATGTGCTGGCTGAAGCGGAGCAGATGCCCGGCCGTATTGGGGAGCTGTTGAGAGCGCAGCATCAGCAGGCCGATCTGAGTCGCCGTTTGTTGGAGCCAAAAGTGGATTTTCCGTTAACCGGCAATTTGCAAAACTATCGAATTGATCCGCGATTGTGTACCTGA